AATAAGAGTTAATGTTTAGTTGTAAGCAGAACACATTGATCTGTTGTGCCATCTAGTGTCAATTCAGTGTACTTAATGTTAAATTGCTCATAATCGTGAAGCAAGCGGTAATATAAACCAGTCCAATTTTGTCAAAGCACCAGAAAGCACTGAGTCATAAAAACATACGTCTCAGATAGAAACTTGGATTTTAAACAtaaaattacacaaatatatatacataggaGCATAACTTACCAAATACGTATTACATGAGGATGGGAGGAAAGATACACCTCTGTGAAGTTTGTTGATCAATCAGCTATCCCTTTTTCACAGTACCGCAATATCTTTTGCATATTGCTGTCACATGATACTCTAATCCATGCTGTGTTTATGAACCGTCTGGCAAAAACCAAGTTACTTGTTACACCTTATCACAGGTTGCAAACAGGTGACGGCCAGGTCAAAGATTGAGTTCCCCCTCCCAGAATGTTTTAACTGAATACTTTTTCAGGAACTTGAAGATTACACTGTCCAATTATACTGATATAGAATTGTAAATCTTCAAattaaatggcaaaaaaaaacataattaagtaATAAATGACCTTGTTCTTTAATGTTATGTTAATAAACTCAAGCCCCCTCCGAATTATTTTAGCACTTTGTTGGGGGTCCTGAATCTCAGGTTGAAAACTACTGCTCCAATCTTTGCTTATAGTTGTAATACAATAATGTGTTCTGTAGGATAGGAAGACCGTTGCTGATgtggcacacacatgcatttatttttttgttttgctataGTGAAAAGAGAACACAAAAAGcaggaacaaaaacataaacttttTACTAAAGGACAAAAGAGACTACAAttatttaaactgaaatatGTGCACGGTTTTCCTTTAAattaaacaactacaaaagaaACCAAGGATGACACAATTAAGTCAAATACTTATTTAGTTTCTAGTCCTTGAAGTGAAGCTAAGAAAGATGCAGGAGTTCAGGCTTATCATTACCACTACAATCCCTCCAAATTCAACAATCAAACAATTAAGCCATGCCATTTTTCATTCTtccagggggagggggagggattATGGATAAACTCTGATTGATCAGTTTGGAGCTATAGAAGTTGTTGAGTCATAGTTTGCAGCATAGTTAGTACTGCATAGGTATTCATCTCACACCTCTAAGACACAGCTTCAAAAAATCTGTACTTGTTTGCTTCACAAAGATAGTACAGGTTCGTGTTGGACTGCATTATACTGCAGGTGTTATCtgagatctaaaaaaaaagaaattataccAACTTGCCTGGTAATCAAGGCCTTTCCTGACTGGTATTTAAGAAAGGGATTCGACTATAGTCCACCAAAACGGGTGTGCAtatgcacacttttttttttacatggctGGATTAACCTGTTTTGGGGGGCCAATGGCAAATATTTGCTGGGCCCCCTGTTTCCTGCAAGTTCCCGTCAAGTACAGAGCACACTAtagtatataaaataatatttgtgtaCGTCAATTAGCTTGTAGTAATTTGATTATAGAAACATTTACCTGGCACTATAGAGaacattatatttttaaactgGAGATCGACATCGGACCACACAGTTATATAGTGCAGTTCATttgtggtataaaaaaaaaaacacaaaaaaaactccagGGGCTTTTGCGGCCCCTGGAGGTCTAGTGCTCACTTCCAAATAAAATTATGTCAtgtaacacacaaaaaaacacacacaataaaacaataaaatacatcatGATTAACGTATTTCAATTTAATTGCAGTCGTGCACCGTCAGTACTGTCATATTCCACTGACAGTGTTCACCAGAGACCGAACCCTTCAgccctttgttgttgttctcacgCTAATGTGCGAGATCCGTAGACCCAACTCAACTGCGCGGTCACATTCCGCCCCGACTTCCCCTCTGCCAGCGGCCTGGTGGTTTGAGATGAGTAGAAGATGTCGGTTTCGGGGCTGAAGGCCGAATTGAAGTTTTTGGAGTCCATTTTTGACCCGAACCACGAACGATTCAGAATAATAGACTGGAAACCCGACGAACTCAGTTGCCAATTCAACGTAACAGGAGAAAAGCTGCTGATCATTCACTGCAACATCACGGTGAGTCCAGGCCAGCTCTGCGCACGAGCTAAACCAGCCACTGACTATCGACTGAAACCAAATCATTGCGCGGAAGGTTCCGTGTTTACAAATGTACTGCGATTTAAGTGTTCGCTTTTATTTTCACGTCGTATTTAAAGCCACCGAGACTTAATAAAAAatactcccccaaaaaaacctcgggttaaagaaaacaaacacagcactGGTGCTGAATTTACTTTGAGAAAAGTGAAGAAGAAGCCGAGGTTTAGGAAACGACGCCGCGGTAGCTTCGTGCTACCTTTGCCGCTAGCTGGGCTCGTTAGCTCAAATATAACAGTTAGTTACTGTTGTCGCCGCTAACTTTCTAATTACTCAACTGAACTCGGTCTTGTTTAATTTAACGTTAGCTTAGTCAAAAGGGGGGAGTTTCACAACATCGTGGCtgtttttaacaaatatatatttatatttatatttatatttataagaATGCGTTCATCTCCACAGGCTCAGCGCTGAATGTCCCGTTTATATGACGTTATATATTTAACGTTACATTGAGGCGGTTTGAGTGTAGCTCCACTGTAGGTGTTTTGCCTTTTCAGGAAATAGACCGATCCCAGTGGCGAACGTATATTAAAACGGTGACGTTATCGGTTCCTTTATCAGGACACCAACATTAGGTTATATAGAAAGACATATAATGACGACAAAAACTAGTGTGCACTGTGTTGTACTGAGCCTGAACTAAGAATGCGAGCGTAGCTGTACATTTATAATGATTAcgtagatttaaaaaatatatatatgtatttcaacacCAACTCTTTGAAGCGGTGCATACACATTATTAGTCTTGTAAATAAACATGTGCAAACGCATTGAGTCAACCACCAGAACGTGTAGGTGATGTCACCAACACACCCGGGGCTCTCTCTTTGTCATTGCACCTGTATTTGTATGGTTCACACACGCACCATTCGTCCACACACGCAGTTACACTTCTGCTCGATTTTGAGACCCACAAACATGTTGAGACTCAAGTTGTGTCGGCAGTCCGCATCTCAAAGATACCAGAGTATATTCAGTATCTCAATATGCATTTAGAAAATAAGAAATTAGTTAATCAgtcaccccaccccccctggCTTTATGATGTTCGTGTTAGATCCCACCCAAAAAAATATGGAGGCAGCTAAAATGTTGAATAGCGCTCACTTCAACGTATACATCATGATTAGGCATACACCTTTTCTGAACACTGATACACCTGGCTACACCAACGCATAAGAGTCTGAAAACCAAACAATGATGCCTCATGTCAGCCACAGTCAGTCATACAAGGAAATTAAAATCTGATTAAATGGTTATTGCACAATACTTTAAACCCTACGTGACTAACATCATACTTATACAACTGCCTTGATTTGTCAAATCACTTTTGTTGTCGAGTTGTAAACATGAGAGTCTTCCCAATCTCTGGCAACTCTCCCATCTATATTATACACTCCCAGTCATAACCAACCCATCTGTAACTTTATTCCTAAACATCACTATTGCTGTGTAACTAAGTGCAGTGTTTTCCATTCTGGAAATACTCCCGCCTTGAAGTTGGCGATCAttttgttcagtgtgtgtttatgtggactTTTAACATGTTATGGATATTAGATATCCCTGGGCAACATTTAGTTTTGGTGGTTCTCTGTTAAGAGTTAATATACAATCTGTAGACAATAAATCCATTCGCATACATGCATGACTTGCTAAATGTCCATGTCCCTCCGTTGACTCTGTTGCAGGAATCTTATCCCTCAACGCCCCCAATATGGTTTGTTGACTCCGATGATCCTAGTCTGGCCGAAGTGTTGGAGCGCTTGGAGGATGTGAGAAAAGGCAGCACACTGGTAAGTTGGCTGATAAGGGTCCAGCTTCAGAGAGGCTTGCTctgaataaaaatgtcaaattattgcTGTGAAAGTGGAAACTTGGTAGAATTGTTTATTCGCAGTTAGCTTTTCCTAATTTATGTTTCATCTGGATGATTTTTCccacagctccttcagcagtTGAAGCGCCTCATTTGTGATCTCTGTCGGCTTTATAACCTGCCACAACATCCAGATGTAGAAATGCTCGACCAGCCTCTTCCAGCTGGCCCGATTACCCAAGAGCGGAAGGTATTCGCTTGAAAACGAGTAAGATTCAATTGTGTTGCGTTTTAAGACTTGATGTTTGTCAACTCACACGGTTTCTCATCACTGCAGCATGGGCCATCAGATGAGGTAAcatctgaagaggaagaagaggaagaaatgggAGAGGTAGCTATGTGTGTTAATGATATTGTGTGTTAATGATATTCGTCATAGCTGAAAGGTCCCCGTAGTTTTCCATCTGGTTTCTAAACATAATTGATACACTGACAGCAGGACATTGACCTGGACCAAGACCTGGACCATTACGACATGAAAGAAGAGGAGCCAGTTGATGGGAAAAAGTCCGAAGATGACGgcatagaaaaagaaaatctggcCATCTTGGAGAAGATTCGTAAAAACCAGAGACAGGATCACTTGAATGTAAGCGCTCATTGAggacttgtttttctttattatggTTTCAAGGCTGTAATGTAACACGTTCTGTTGTTTCTAGTGTCAGCCCAAATAATGTTCACAAACTAACTACGACCTGAAAATGGCGTAAGTAGCATAAGATAGGAAATGTTAATCAAATTCCTGCTTCATGAATCACTGctctgtaataataaaaaaaacgagGAGATGTTAAAGGTTCAATAAGTCCATTGTTATCAAGTTTAGGACATCTGGATATTTTGCCAATCAGGAACCATTTGGCTAAAtacaacacattattattattattattattattattattattattattcgtcTCTTGAATAGTTTGATAGCCACTAGacacattatttttgtattccttCTGTCAGTTTCATCATGTTCAGATCAACTGTAACACTGTGTCCAAAATGCAGACTCATCGTTTCTTTCACTGCTGACACTGTGTGGCGGCTGCCGCTGAGCATaaaagattcaattcaattcagtttattttgtatagcccaaaatcacaaattccaaatttgcctcagagggctttacaatctgtacatcaGACAtcccagaaagaaaacaaaaacacgaggCAATAGTTGGTTaaatttattcatttattccgATTCTATAAAGGTCAACATCCTAAAATAACTTGTCATTACTGCATTGGAACCCCTCATGATCAAAGGTTTCTCTAATGGGCTCATAGAAGAAGAGTTTAGGaacttgtacattttttttttactctggtggtcatttcaaatgttgaaaATACTCAATTGTGACATTGTTGAGTGACATAAATGTACAGGACTTCCACCTCGGGATGTCTGATGTCACATGTCTTACCATCTGTGTGGTTTACCGCTGTGATGTGTGTTGCAGGGTGCCGTGTCTGGCTCTGTGCAAGCCTCAGACCGCCTAATGAAGGAACTCAGGGAGATCTACAGATCACAGAGTTACAAGACAGGTGACTGCAGGGACACATTTCCCCACAGTGAGGACTTTTAATGTTTGAGCATCTCACCAGCAGATCGAAGTAACGCtccgtgtttgtgttgtgtgtttcacaggtatttattcatgtgaacTAGTCAGTGACAGCCTTTATGAATGGCATGTCAAGTTAAGGATGTAAGTTTCCCACATTCAtttgcttttacattttcaaatattgagttatatattttgttttctgttaGATTTGACTTGTTGTTCTGCATTACAGGGTAGACCCAGATAGTCCATTACATAGTGACTTGCAGgtcttaaaagaaaaagaaggagtgGACTACATTCTGCTCGATTTCTCTTATAAAGTGAGTCCTGTAATTATATTTGTCAATTGTTTTATTCAGGAAAAGCTTTTTCTCGAGactcacatttttttttcttttttttttttttcttcacactaCAGGATAATTTCCCTTTTGACCCACCTTTTGTTCGGGTTGTCGCACCTGTTCTTTCTGGAGGGTGAGTGCTGTGATCTCCCCCTGTTTGCAAATGAAATGCTCTGATGAAAGTTCAATCACTGGGACAATTTGGGAGGGATTTTAAAACTTTGTTGGGAGAGATTTACTCTCATTATGGATGAAATAACACATGTGAAGCAAATATTTCACATCGTATGTTGTGCTGACATCTGTTGCAGATTTGTTGATACTGCAATGTGCTTGCTTACAACCTGAAGTCTGATCCTTTGATGAATCTGTTTAAGCTTTTTTGCTTATGACGGGCTGCAAATTATTGTCTCTGACTcttaaaagtacacaaaagcTTCGCCATACATCAGTGCTACGAAGCTATCAAATGCATTTGAACAAGACTTTTTGCAAATTCATGCAACTGTGTGATACTAATCCGTCATCTCAAGTCACACAGATTCTGTACCTCGGTTCTAATCATAGGTGTTATCAAATAGGTCTGGAAATTACTGGTTCCATTTCTTCGTACTTTCAAAAGTTGAATTCGCAACTGGTTCCAGATTTAAATCACCTCTTTGCAAAAATCTCTCCCACAAGGCAAATCAAGATATTGTGAACTCAATTTGAAGCACAACAAATTAGAAAAAAGTCAAGTGAACGCTTCAAATGAACGTACCTGCGTTCGTGTATATGAGGCAACACTCAACCTTTAtactgatttttttatttttcattgcagTTATGTTCTCGGAGGAGGGGCCTTGTGCATGGAGCTTCTCACAAAACAGGTTTGTAAATGAGTTTGATACATGGTATCACAAAATGTTCCCCAACTTATAACAGcataataatgttttgtttgtgtgtgtgtgtgtgtgtgtgttttcagggctGGAGCAGTGCCTATTCCATAGAATCTGTCATTATGCAGATAAATGCAACTTTGGTGAAAGGAAAAGCCAGGGTGCAGTTTGGAGCCAATAAGGTAACTGAAGTCATCCGTCTGGTGTCTCTGTGCTTTACGGTTCTCTCCGCGATATTCAGAGCGTGAATATATCATCAAATGGCTATCTACTATGTAAAGATGTAGTTGAGTAATGTGTAAAGCAGAGGATTGAAGTCGTGTTGACTTGTGTAGCAGTCGAGTTTCAGTTGAGAAATCAAGTGAAGGGAAAAGTGTTTCAAGTAAAATCATAGTTGCATGTAGAGGAAATCCCATCGCACCGGGAACattatatttttagttttttcgtTGATTGTAGTTGTTTATACAGTTTCTGCTGCATATCTGTGCACCAAACTAAAtattgtgtggttttttttcagAACCAGTACAATCTTGCCAGAGCACAACAGTCGTACAAATCCCTTGTGCAGATTCACGAAAAGAATGGTGAGTAAATGTGACTCGACGGTTGGGCCTCAGTAGACGCACACAGTGGTTTGGATCATTGGCAAAGTGGTTTGTGTTCTGTTTTCTCAGGCTGGTACACACCACCTAAAGAGGACGGATAAGGAGCCACCACTATGCACTGGGAACACACGTCTTTGGGTCAAAGtatcttgttttctttggaaTATTTCCCCCCTCTGACTTAACTGGGAATATATCACCTTCCTGGCGAGAACCTTCTTGTTGGCTCGTCTGACAAGTATTCCTTCACCCGGTGCAGCAAAGACTTTATTCTGGTGTCACTTTGCTCCTCCCCTCCGTGTTCTAGTCAAGTGGATGATGTGAGGCCATCACTGGTCCTCTATTCTAAATATGCtcatttgtcttttaaaaaaaaacatttctccctttttaattTTGGGGAAATGCTTTTTGTTTAGCTGCTCTGACAAAGTGGGCTTTACAGACAGTCAGTTACCCTGTAGATGGGAATTATAATGGAAGATTGATGCTGAAGCTCTTTATGTGGCACCTCCCTGCACCTGTTTTTATTGGCCACAttatcccctttttttttcttttgcaaactAACTGGTACATAAATGCAAATATTATAGAAATATTATTCagctattgtttttattatttgagcATCCTagacaataaattaattaatttcatatTTTGGAAGCTTATCTTAAAATTGAGATGAACTACTACTCGGTGTCTTTTAGCTCTTTTGAAAATATGTGAAGAATATCGGGCCAAGCAGAATCAAAATGCTGGGATGTTAACTGTTTATTATCCACCAGTAGTTGATAATAAAAACAGGGCCAATAGACGTGAAATATCTCAGAATCTCCATGTTACATATCTTGGGAGGAGGAAACGTATATGTTCACTAGATG
Above is a genomic segment from Cyclopterus lumpus isolate fCycLum1 chromosome 6, fCycLum1.pri, whole genome shotgun sequence containing:
- the LOC117732099 gene encoding ubiquitin-conjugating enzyme E2 Q2-like yields the protein MSVSGLKAELKFLESIFDPNHERFRIIDWKPDELSCQFNVTGEKLLIIHCNITESYPSTPPIWFVDSDDPSLAEVLERLEDVRKGSTLLLQQLKRLICDLCRLYNLPQHPDVEMLDQPLPAGPITQERKHGPSDEVTSEEEEEEEMGEQDIDLDQDLDHYDMKEEEPVDGKKSEDDGIEKENLAILEKIRKNQRQDHLNGAVSGSVQASDRLMKELREIYRSQSYKTGIYSCELVSDSLYEWHVKLRMVDPDSPLHSDLQVLKEKEGVDYILLDFSYKDNFPFDPPFVRVVAPVLSGGYVLGGGALCMELLTKQGWSSAYSIESVIMQINATLVKGKARVQFGANKNQYNLARAQQSYKSLVQIHEKNGWYTPPKEDG